GATTCCTCCATCACTTGTGACGGTTACTTCATGCTCAGAGAGTTCAAATGTCAAGGTCCATGATGCAGTACCATGTGATGCCAACCGGTGAATTGCCTCGGGGTCAATATACTCGTAGAGAGTAAGATCGAGTTTGGAAGGTTCAGTCTCTTTTGCCTCTGCAATAGCTTCGACAATATCCGGAACCGGAGACTGTTCCATGAGACAATCTAGAAATTGAGCACAAATAAATGTAAGACCCTATTTATATGTGTGTCAAAAAGTGAAAATGACTTAAGAATCAATTAGTAGAGTATCGCTACACCTATT
This genomic stretch from Halorubrum lacusprofundi ATCC 49239 harbors:
- a CDS encoding HalOD1 output domain-containing protein — translated: MEQSPVPDIVEAIAEAKETEPSKLDLTLYEYIDPEAIHRLASHGTASWTLTFELSEHEVTVTSDGGIFVDGTQEGLWT